A region of Neovison vison isolate M4711 chromosome 7, ASM_NN_V1, whole genome shotgun sequence DNA encodes the following proteins:
- the CIC gene encoding protein capicua homolog isoform X1 — protein sequence MYSAHRPLVPASGAASRGLGMFVWTNVEPRSVAVFPWHSLVPFLAPSQPDPSVQPSEAQQPASHSVASTQSKEPAESAAVAHEQPPGGTGSADPGRPPGATCPESPGPGPPHTLGVVEPGKGPPPTTEEEAPGPPGEPRLDSETESDHDDAFLSIMSPEIQLPLPPGKRRTQSLSALPKERDSSSEKDGRSPNKREKDHIRRPMNAFMIFSKRHRALVHQRHPNQDNRTVSKILGEWWYALGPKEKQKYHDLAFQVKEAHFKAHPDWKWCNKDRKKSSSEAKPASLGLAGGHKETRERSMSETGTAAAPGVSSELLSVAAQTLLSSDTKAPGSGSCGTERLHTVGGPGSSRPRAFSHSGVHSLDGGEVDSQALQELTQMVSGPASYSGPKPSTQYGAPGPFSASSEGGALAAGGRPPLLPTRASRSQRAASEDMTSDEERMVICEEEGDDDVIADDGFGATDIDLKCKERVTDSESGDSSGEDPEGSKGFGRKVFSPVIRSSFTHCRPPLDPEPPGPPDPSPPAFGKGYGPTPSSSSSSPASSSASAATSFPLGSGTFKAQESGQGSTAGPLRPPPPGAGGPGTPSKATRFLPSDPAAFRRKRPESVGGLEPPGPSVIAAPPGGGGSVLQTLVLPPNKEEREGSGTRMPSAPAPSLAYGAPTAPLSRPAATMVTNVVRPVSSTPVPIASKPFPTSGRAEASPNDTVGARTEPVTGSRAPGSSPLGVSLVYSDKKSAAASSPAPHLVAGPLLGAVGKASATVTNLLVGTPGYGAPAPPAVQFIAQGAPGSGATTGSGAGAGSGPNGPVPLGILQPGTLGKAGGITQVQYILPTLPQQLQVAPAPAPAPGTKAAAPGGPAPTTSIRFTLPPGTSTNGKVLAATAPTPGIPILQSVPSAPPPKAQSVSPVQAPPPGGSAQLLPGKVLVPLAAPSMSVRGGGAGQPLPLVSPPFSVPLQNGAQPPSKIIQLTPVPVSTPSGLVPPLSPATLSGPTSQPQKVLLPSSTRITYVQSAGGHALPLGTSPTSSQAGTVTSYGPTSSVALGFTSLGPSGPAFVQPLLSGQAPLLAPGQVGVSPVPSPQLPPACTAPGGPIITAFYPGSPAPTSSAPLAQPSQAPPGLVYTVATSTPPAATILPKGPPAPATATPAPTSPFPNASAGSMTYSLVAPKAQRPTPKAPQKVKAAIASIPVGSFEAGAPGRSGPAARQPLEPGPSRDPPPPESELEGQPTTPAPPPPPETWAPMARSSPPPPLPAEERTSSKGPETVASKFPSSSSSDWRVPGLGLETRGEPPTPPSPAPAPASAPGGSGSSSSEGSSGRAAGDTPERKEAAGTGKKVKVRPPPLKKTFDSVDNRVLSEVDFEERFAELPEFRPEEVLPSPTLQSLATSPRAILGSYRKKRKNSTDLDSAPEDPTSPKRKMRRRSSCSSEPNTPKSAKCEGDIFTFDRTGTEAEDVLGELEYEKVPYSSLRRTLDQRRALVMQLFQDHGFFPSAQATAAFQARYADIFPSKVCLQLKIREVRQKIMQAATPTEQPPGAEAPLPGPPPTGTAAAPVPTPSPAGGPDPTSPGSDSGTAPAAPPLPPPPEPGPGQPGWEGPPQPSPPPPGPSTAATGR from the exons ATGTACTCAGCCCACAGGCCCCTGGTGCCCGCGTCCGGCGCGGCCTCCCGTGGCCTCGGCATGTTCG TGTGGACAAATGTGGAACCTCGCTCTGTTGCCGTGTTCCCCTGGCACTCCTTAGTCCCTTTTCTGGCCCCCAGCCAGCCCGACCCCTCTGTGCAGCCAAGTGAGGCCCAGCAACCTGCCAGCCACTCAGTGGCCTCCACCCAGAGCAAAG AACCTGCTGAGTCGGCGGCTGTGGCTCATGAGCAGCCACCAGGTGGGACAGGGAGTGCTGACCCTGGGCGGCCCCCTGGAGCCACCTGccctgagagcccagggcccggACCCCCCCACACTTTGGGGGTGGTGGAACCTGGAAAGGGTCCCCCTCCCACCACTGAGGAGGAGGCCCCTGGCCCTCCAGGAGAGCCCCGGCTGGACAGCGAGACGGAGAGTGACCATGATGATGC CTTCCTCTCCATCATGTCTCCCGAGATCCAGTTGCCTCTGCCACCCGGGAAACGCCGGACCCAGTCCCTCAGTGCCCTGCCAAAGGAACGAGACTCCTCTTCGGAGAAGGATGGACGCAGCCCCAACAAG CGGGAGAAGGACCATATTCGGCGGCCCATGAACGCCTTCATGATCTTCAGCAAGCGGCACCGGGCCCTGGTCCACCAGCGTCACCCCAACCAGGACAACCGGACCGTCAGCAAGATTCTGGGCGAGTGGTGGTACGCCCTGGGGCCCAAGGAGAAGCAGAAGTACCATGACCTGGCCTTCCAG GTGAAAGAGGCCCACTTCAAGGCTCACCCAGACTGGAAGTGGTGCAATAAGGACCGGAAGAAGTCCAGCTCAGAGGCCAAGCCTGCGAGCCTGGGGCTAGCAGGAGGACACAAGGAGACTCGGGAGCGGAGCATGTCGGAGACGGGGACTGCCGCTGCCCCTGGAG TGTCCTCGGAGCTCCTCTCCGTCGCAGCCCAGACGCTCCTGAGCTCGGATACCAAGGCTCCAGGGAGTGGTTCCTGTGGGACAGAGCGTCTGCACACAGTTGGGGGACCTGGCTCGTCCCGGCCCCGAGCCTTCTCCCACAGTGGGGTCCACAGCCTGGATGGTGGGGAAGTAGATAGCCAGGCGCTACAGGAACTGACTCAG ATGGTGTCCGGCCCCGCATCCTATTCTGGTCCAAAGCCTtccacccagtatggggctccaGGCCCCTTCTCAGCCTCTAGTGAGGGAGGTGCCCTGGCGGCTGGTGGGCGACCCCCGCTGCTGCCCACCCGGGCCTCCCGTTCCCAGCGTGCAGCCAGTGAGGACATGACCAGTGACGAGGAACGCATGGTCATCTGTGAGGAGGAGGGAGACGATGATGTCATTG CTGATGATGGCTTCGGTGCCACTGACATTGACCTTAAGTGCAAGGAGCGGGTGACTGATAGCGAGAGCGGAGACAGCTCTGGGGAGGACCCAGAGGGCAGCAAG GGTTTTGGCCGGAAGGTGTTCTCGCCTGTGATTCGTTCCTCCTTTACCCACTGCCGCCCACCGTTGGACCCTGAGCCCCCAGGGCCCCCGGATCCATCACCTCCAGCCTTTGGCAAAGGCTACGGGCCCACCCCTTCTTCATCCTCGTCCtcacctgcctcctcctcagcCTCAGCCGCCACCTCCTTCCcactgggctcagggaccttCAAGGCCCAGGAGTCAGGTCAGGGCAGCACGGCAGGCCCACTACGACCCCCacctcctggggctgggggcccagggaCACCTTCCAAGGCCACCCGGTTCCTCCCATCGGATCCTGCCGCCTTCCGGCGCAAGAGACCTGAAAGTGTGGGAGGCCTGGAGCCACCAGGCCCCTCAGTCATTGCAGCACCTCCTGGCGGGGGAGGAAGTGTCCTGCAGACGCTGGTCCTGCCCCCAAATAAGGAGGAACGGGAAGGCAGCGGAACCCGCAtgccctcagccccagccccGTCACTGGCCTATGGGGCCCCAACAGCCCCCCTGTCCCGCCCAGCTGCTACCATGGTCACCAATGTGGTGCGGCCTGTCAGTAGCACTCCTGTGCCCATCGCCTCTAAGCCCTTCCCTACCTCTGGCCGGGCTGAGGCATCTCCAAATGACACTGTGGGTGCCAGGACTGAGCCGGTCACGGGGTCCCGGGCGCCAGGGAGCTCCCCGCTGGGTGTAAGCTTAGTGTACTCGGACAAGAAGTCGGCAGCAGCCTCCTCGCCGGCCCCGCACCTGGTGGCTGGGCCCCTCCTAGGTGCTGTGGGAAAGGCCTCTGCCACAGTCACCAACCTGCTGGTGGGCACACCGGGTTATGGTGCCCCAGCGCCCCCTGCTGTTCAGTTCATAGCCCAGGGGGCCCCTGGCAGTGGAGCCACCACAGGCTCTGGAGCAGGCGCTGGGAGTGGCCCCAATGGGCCAGTGCCCCTGGGCATCTTGCAGCCGGGCACCTTGGGCAAGGCTGGGGGAATCACCCAGGTGCAGTACATCCTGCCCACGCTGCCCCAGCAGCTTCAGGTGGCGCCTGCCCCGGCACCAGCCCCTGGGACCAAGGCAGCAGCTCCTGGCGGCCCCGCACCAACCACCAGCATCCGTTTCACCCTCCCCCCGGGCACCTCCACCAACGGCAAAGTTCTGGCGGCCACCGCACCCACCCCTGGCATCCCCATCCTGCAGTCCGtaccctctgccccgccccccaaaG cCCAGTCAGTGTCTCCTGTACAGGCTCcgcccccgggtggctcagctcagCTGCTGCCCGGGAAGGTACTGGTGCCCCTGGCGGCCCCTAGCATGTCCGTGCGGGGTGGAGGGGCTGGCCAGCCACTGCCCCTGGTGAGCCCGCCTTTCTCAGTACCTTTGCAGAATGGGGCCCAGCCACCCAGCAAG ATCATCCAGCTGACTCCGGTGCCTGTGAGCACACCCAGTGGCCTGGTGCCGCCCCTCAGCCCAGCCACACTCTCCGGACCCACCTCCCAGCCTCAGAAGGTCCTGCTGCCCTCCTCTACCAG AATCACCTATGTGCAGTCGGCGGGTGGGCACGCCTTGCCCCTGGGCACCAGCCCTACGTCCAGCCAGGCTGGAACAGTCACCTCGTATGGGCCCACGAGCTCGGTAGCCCTAGGCTTCACCTCGCTGGGGCCCAGCGGACCCGCCTTTGTGCAGCCCCTGCTTTCAG GCCAAGCTCCATTGCTGGCTCCTGGCCAGGTGGGCGTGTCGCCAGTGCCCAGCCCCCAGCTGCCGCCAGCCTGCACAGCCCCCGGAGGTCCCATCATCACTGCATTTTACCCTGGCAGCCCTGCACCCACCTCCTCTGCACCCCTAGCCCAGCCATCCCAGGCTCCCCCAGGTCTGGTCTACACCGTGGCCACTAGCACCCCACCTGCTGCCACCATCCTGCCGAAGGGCCCACCAGCCCCTGCCACTGCCACCCCGGCCCCTACCAGCCCTTTCCCTAATGCTTCAG CAGGCTCCATGACCTACAGCTTAGTGGCCCCCAAGGCCCAGAGGCCCACCCCCAAGGCCCCCCAGAAAGTGAAGGCTGCCATTGCCAGCATTCCCGTGGGTTCCTTCGAGGCAGGTGCCCCTGGGCGGTCAGGCCCTGCAGCTCGGCAGCCCTTGGAGCCTGGCCCATCCCGGGACCCCCCTCCCCCTGAGTCTGAGCTTGAGGGGCAGCCTACGACACCggcccctccaccacccccagaGACCTGGGCTCCCATGGCCCGGAGCAGCCCCCCGCCTCCCCTGCCTGCTGAGGAGCGGACAAGCAGCAAGGGCCCTGAGACTGTG GCCAGCAAATTCCCCAGCTCTTCGTCTTCAGACTGGCGAGTCCCTGGGCTGGGTCTGGAGACCCGTGGGGagcctcccacccctcccagcccagcGCCAGCTCCGGCTTCAGCCCCTGgtggcagcggcagcagcagcagcgaggGCAGCAGTGGGAGGGCAGCCGGGGACACCCCTGAGCGCAAGGAGGCCGCTGGTACCGGCAAGAAGGTGAAGGTGCGGCCCCCGCCCCTGAAGAAGACCTTTGACTCTGTGGACAA CAGGGTCCTGTCAGAGGTGGACTTCGAAGAGCGCTTTGCTGAGCTGCCTGAGTTCCGGCCTGAGGAGGTGCTGCCTTCGCCCACCCTGCAGTCTCTGGCCACCTCGCCCCGGGCCATCCTGGGCTCCTACCGCAAGAAGAGGAAGAACTCCACTG ACCTGGACTCGGCCCCCGAGGACCCTACCTCGCCGAAACGCAAGATGAGGAGACGCTCCAGCtgcagctcagagcccaacaccCCCAAGAGTGCCAAGTGCGAGGGGGACATCTTCACCTTCGACCGTACAG GTACGGAAGCGGAGGATGTGCTCGGGGAGCTGGAATACGAGAAGGTGCCATACTCTTCCCTGCGGCGTACCCTGGACCAGCGCCGGGCCCTGGTCATGCAGCTCTTCCAGGACCATGGCTTCTTCCCATCAG cCCAGGCCACGGCAGCTTTTCAGGCCCGCTACGCAGACATCTTCCCCTCCAAGGTGTGTCTGCAGTTGAAGATCCGTGAGGTGCGCCAGAAGATCATGCAGGCGGCCACTCCCACGGAGCAGCCCCCTGGAGCTGAAGCCCCCCTTCCTGGACCGCCCCCCACTggcactgctgctgcccctgtccccactcccagccctgctGGGGGCCCTGACCCCACCTCACCTGGCTCGGACTCTGGCACAGCTCCAGCTGCCCCGCCACTGCCTCCACCTCCAGAGCCGGGTCCCGGACAGCCTGGCTGGGAGGGCCCCCCCCAGccgtcccccccgccccctggcccCTCCACAGCTGCCACAGGCAGGTGA
- the CIC gene encoding protein capicua homolog isoform X4, which produces MYSAHRPLVPASGAASRGLGMFVWTNVEPRSVAVFPWHSLVPFLAPSQPDPSVQPSEAQQPASHSVASTQSKEPAESAAVAHEQPPGGTGSADPGRPPGATCPESPGPGPPHTLGVVEPGKGPPPTTEEEAPGPPGEPRLDSETESDHDDAFLSIMSPEIQLPLPPGKRRTQSLSALPKERDSSSEKDGRSPNKREKDHIRRPMNAFMIFSKRHRALVHQRHPNQDNRTVSKILGEWWYALGPKEKQKYHDLAFQVKEAHFKAHPDWKWCNKDRKKSSSEAKPASLGLAGGHKETRERSMSETGTAAAPGVSSELLSVAAQTLLSSDTKAPGSGSCGTERLHTVGGPGSSRPRAFSHSGVHSLDGGEVDSQALQELTQMVSGPASYSGPKPSTQYGAPGPFSASSEGGALAAGGRPPLLPTRASRSQRAASEDMTSDEERMVICEEEGDDDVIADDGFGATDIDLKCKERVTDSESGDSSGEDPEGSKGFGRKVFSPVIRSSFTHCRPPLDPEPPGPPDPSPPAFGKGYGPTPSSSSSSPASSSASAATSFPLGSGTFKAQESGQGSTAGPLRPPPPGAGGPGTPSKATRFLPSDPAAFRRKRPESVGGLEPPGPSVIAAPPGGGGSVLQTLVLPPNKEEREGSGTRMPSAPAPSLAYGAPTAPLSRPAATMVTNVVRPVSSTPVPIASKPFPTSGRAEASPNDTVGARTEPVTGSRAPGSSPLGVSLVYSDKKSAAASSPAPHLVAGPLLGAVGKASATVTNLLVGTPGYGAPAPPAVQFIAQGAPGSGATTGSGAGAGSGPNGPVPLGILQPGTLGKAGGITQVQYILPTLPQQLQVAPAPAPAPGTKAAAPGGPAPTTSIRFTLPPGTSTNGKVLAATAPTPGIPILQSVPSAPPPKAQSVSPVQAPPPGGSAQLLPGKVLVPLAAPSMSVRGGGAGQPLPLVSPPFSVPLQNGAQPPSKIIQLTPVPVSTPSGLVPPLSPATLSGPTSQPQKVLLPSSTRITYVQSAGGHALPLGTSPTSSQAGTVTSYGPTSSVALGFTSLGPSGPAFVQPLLSGQAPLLAPGQVGVSPVPSPQLPPACTAPGGPIITAFYPGSPAPTSSAPLAQPSQAPPGLVYTVATSTPPAATILPKGPPAPATATPAPTSPFPNASGSMTYSLVAPKAQRPTPKAPQKVKAAIASIPVGSFEAGAPGRSGPAARQPLEPGPSRDPPPPESELEGQPTTPAPPPPPETWAPMARSSPPPPLPAEERTSSKGPETVASKFPSSSSSDWRVPGLGLETRGEPPTPPSPAPAPASAPGGSGSSSSEGSSGRAAGDTPERKEAAGTGKKVKVRPPPLKKTFDSVDKVLSEVDFEERFAELPEFRPEEVLPSPTLQSLATSPRAILGSYRKKRKNSTDLDSAPEDPTSPKRKMRRRSSCSSEPNTPKSAKCEGDIFTFDRTGTEAEDVLGELEYEKVPYSSLRRTLDQRRALVMQLFQDHGFFPSAQATAAFQARYADIFPSKVCLQLKIREVRQKIMQAATPTEQPPGAEAPLPGPPPTGTAAAPVPTPSPAGGPDPTSPGSDSGTAPAAPPLPPPPEPGPGQPGWEGPPQPSPPPPGPSTAATGR; this is translated from the exons ATGTACTCAGCCCACAGGCCCCTGGTGCCCGCGTCCGGCGCGGCCTCCCGTGGCCTCGGCATGTTCG TGTGGACAAATGTGGAACCTCGCTCTGTTGCCGTGTTCCCCTGGCACTCCTTAGTCCCTTTTCTGGCCCCCAGCCAGCCCGACCCCTCTGTGCAGCCAAGTGAGGCCCAGCAACCTGCCAGCCACTCAGTGGCCTCCACCCAGAGCAAAG AACCTGCTGAGTCGGCGGCTGTGGCTCATGAGCAGCCACCAGGTGGGACAGGGAGTGCTGACCCTGGGCGGCCCCCTGGAGCCACCTGccctgagagcccagggcccggACCCCCCCACACTTTGGGGGTGGTGGAACCTGGAAAGGGTCCCCCTCCCACCACTGAGGAGGAGGCCCCTGGCCCTCCAGGAGAGCCCCGGCTGGACAGCGAGACGGAGAGTGACCATGATGATGC CTTCCTCTCCATCATGTCTCCCGAGATCCAGTTGCCTCTGCCACCCGGGAAACGCCGGACCCAGTCCCTCAGTGCCCTGCCAAAGGAACGAGACTCCTCTTCGGAGAAGGATGGACGCAGCCCCAACAAG CGGGAGAAGGACCATATTCGGCGGCCCATGAACGCCTTCATGATCTTCAGCAAGCGGCACCGGGCCCTGGTCCACCAGCGTCACCCCAACCAGGACAACCGGACCGTCAGCAAGATTCTGGGCGAGTGGTGGTACGCCCTGGGGCCCAAGGAGAAGCAGAAGTACCATGACCTGGCCTTCCAG GTGAAAGAGGCCCACTTCAAGGCTCACCCAGACTGGAAGTGGTGCAATAAGGACCGGAAGAAGTCCAGCTCAGAGGCCAAGCCTGCGAGCCTGGGGCTAGCAGGAGGACACAAGGAGACTCGGGAGCGGAGCATGTCGGAGACGGGGACTGCCGCTGCCCCTGGAG TGTCCTCGGAGCTCCTCTCCGTCGCAGCCCAGACGCTCCTGAGCTCGGATACCAAGGCTCCAGGGAGTGGTTCCTGTGGGACAGAGCGTCTGCACACAGTTGGGGGACCTGGCTCGTCCCGGCCCCGAGCCTTCTCCCACAGTGGGGTCCACAGCCTGGATGGTGGGGAAGTAGATAGCCAGGCGCTACAGGAACTGACTCAG ATGGTGTCCGGCCCCGCATCCTATTCTGGTCCAAAGCCTtccacccagtatggggctccaGGCCCCTTCTCAGCCTCTAGTGAGGGAGGTGCCCTGGCGGCTGGTGGGCGACCCCCGCTGCTGCCCACCCGGGCCTCCCGTTCCCAGCGTGCAGCCAGTGAGGACATGACCAGTGACGAGGAACGCATGGTCATCTGTGAGGAGGAGGGAGACGATGATGTCATTG CTGATGATGGCTTCGGTGCCACTGACATTGACCTTAAGTGCAAGGAGCGGGTGACTGATAGCGAGAGCGGAGACAGCTCTGGGGAGGACCCAGAGGGCAGCAAG GGTTTTGGCCGGAAGGTGTTCTCGCCTGTGATTCGTTCCTCCTTTACCCACTGCCGCCCACCGTTGGACCCTGAGCCCCCAGGGCCCCCGGATCCATCACCTCCAGCCTTTGGCAAAGGCTACGGGCCCACCCCTTCTTCATCCTCGTCCtcacctgcctcctcctcagcCTCAGCCGCCACCTCCTTCCcactgggctcagggaccttCAAGGCCCAGGAGTCAGGTCAGGGCAGCACGGCAGGCCCACTACGACCCCCacctcctggggctgggggcccagggaCACCTTCCAAGGCCACCCGGTTCCTCCCATCGGATCCTGCCGCCTTCCGGCGCAAGAGACCTGAAAGTGTGGGAGGCCTGGAGCCACCAGGCCCCTCAGTCATTGCAGCACCTCCTGGCGGGGGAGGAAGTGTCCTGCAGACGCTGGTCCTGCCCCCAAATAAGGAGGAACGGGAAGGCAGCGGAACCCGCAtgccctcagccccagccccGTCACTGGCCTATGGGGCCCCAACAGCCCCCCTGTCCCGCCCAGCTGCTACCATGGTCACCAATGTGGTGCGGCCTGTCAGTAGCACTCCTGTGCCCATCGCCTCTAAGCCCTTCCCTACCTCTGGCCGGGCTGAGGCATCTCCAAATGACACTGTGGGTGCCAGGACTGAGCCGGTCACGGGGTCCCGGGCGCCAGGGAGCTCCCCGCTGGGTGTAAGCTTAGTGTACTCGGACAAGAAGTCGGCAGCAGCCTCCTCGCCGGCCCCGCACCTGGTGGCTGGGCCCCTCCTAGGTGCTGTGGGAAAGGCCTCTGCCACAGTCACCAACCTGCTGGTGGGCACACCGGGTTATGGTGCCCCAGCGCCCCCTGCTGTTCAGTTCATAGCCCAGGGGGCCCCTGGCAGTGGAGCCACCACAGGCTCTGGAGCAGGCGCTGGGAGTGGCCCCAATGGGCCAGTGCCCCTGGGCATCTTGCAGCCGGGCACCTTGGGCAAGGCTGGGGGAATCACCCAGGTGCAGTACATCCTGCCCACGCTGCCCCAGCAGCTTCAGGTGGCGCCTGCCCCGGCACCAGCCCCTGGGACCAAGGCAGCAGCTCCTGGCGGCCCCGCACCAACCACCAGCATCCGTTTCACCCTCCCCCCGGGCACCTCCACCAACGGCAAAGTTCTGGCGGCCACCGCACCCACCCCTGGCATCCCCATCCTGCAGTCCGtaccctctgccccgccccccaaaG cCCAGTCAGTGTCTCCTGTACAGGCTCcgcccccgggtggctcagctcagCTGCTGCCCGGGAAGGTACTGGTGCCCCTGGCGGCCCCTAGCATGTCCGTGCGGGGTGGAGGGGCTGGCCAGCCACTGCCCCTGGTGAGCCCGCCTTTCTCAGTACCTTTGCAGAATGGGGCCCAGCCACCCAGCAAG ATCATCCAGCTGACTCCGGTGCCTGTGAGCACACCCAGTGGCCTGGTGCCGCCCCTCAGCCCAGCCACACTCTCCGGACCCACCTCCCAGCCTCAGAAGGTCCTGCTGCCCTCCTCTACCAG AATCACCTATGTGCAGTCGGCGGGTGGGCACGCCTTGCCCCTGGGCACCAGCCCTACGTCCAGCCAGGCTGGAACAGTCACCTCGTATGGGCCCACGAGCTCGGTAGCCCTAGGCTTCACCTCGCTGGGGCCCAGCGGACCCGCCTTTGTGCAGCCCCTGCTTTCAG GCCAAGCTCCATTGCTGGCTCCTGGCCAGGTGGGCGTGTCGCCAGTGCCCAGCCCCCAGCTGCCGCCAGCCTGCACAGCCCCCGGAGGTCCCATCATCACTGCATTTTACCCTGGCAGCCCTGCACCCACCTCCTCTGCACCCCTAGCCCAGCCATCCCAGGCTCCCCCAGGTCTGGTCTACACCGTGGCCACTAGCACCCCACCTGCTGCCACCATCCTGCCGAAGGGCCCACCAGCCCCTGCCACTGCCACCCCGGCCCCTACCAGCCCTTTCCCTAATGCTTCAG GCTCCATGACCTACAGCTTAGTGGCCCCCAAGGCCCAGAGGCCCACCCCCAAGGCCCCCCAGAAAGTGAAGGCTGCCATTGCCAGCATTCCCGTGGGTTCCTTCGAGGCAGGTGCCCCTGGGCGGTCAGGCCCTGCAGCTCGGCAGCCCTTGGAGCCTGGCCCATCCCGGGACCCCCCTCCCCCTGAGTCTGAGCTTGAGGGGCAGCCTACGACACCggcccctccaccacccccagaGACCTGGGCTCCCATGGCCCGGAGCAGCCCCCCGCCTCCCCTGCCTGCTGAGGAGCGGACAAGCAGCAAGGGCCCTGAGACTGTG GCCAGCAAATTCCCCAGCTCTTCGTCTTCAGACTGGCGAGTCCCTGGGCTGGGTCTGGAGACCCGTGGGGagcctcccacccctcccagcccagcGCCAGCTCCGGCTTCAGCCCCTGgtggcagcggcagcagcagcagcgaggGCAGCAGTGGGAGGGCAGCCGGGGACACCCCTGAGCGCAAGGAGGCCGCTGGTACCGGCAAGAAGGTGAAGGTGCGGCCCCCGCCCCTGAAGAAGACCTTTGACTCTGTGGACAA GGTCCTGTCAGAGGTGGACTTCGAAGAGCGCTTTGCTGAGCTGCCTGAGTTCCGGCCTGAGGAGGTGCTGCCTTCGCCCACCCTGCAGTCTCTGGCCACCTCGCCCCGGGCCATCCTGGGCTCCTACCGCAAGAAGAGGAAGAACTCCACTG ACCTGGACTCGGCCCCCGAGGACCCTACCTCGCCGAAACGCAAGATGAGGAGACGCTCCAGCtgcagctcagagcccaacaccCCCAAGAGTGCCAAGTGCGAGGGGGACATCTTCACCTTCGACCGTACAG GTACGGAAGCGGAGGATGTGCTCGGGGAGCTGGAATACGAGAAGGTGCCATACTCTTCCCTGCGGCGTACCCTGGACCAGCGCCGGGCCCTGGTCATGCAGCTCTTCCAGGACCATGGCTTCTTCCCATCAG cCCAGGCCACGGCAGCTTTTCAGGCCCGCTACGCAGACATCTTCCCCTCCAAGGTGTGTCTGCAGTTGAAGATCCGTGAGGTGCGCCAGAAGATCATGCAGGCGGCCACTCCCACGGAGCAGCCCCCTGGAGCTGAAGCCCCCCTTCCTGGACCGCCCCCCACTggcactgctgctgcccctgtccccactcccagccctgctGGGGGCCCTGACCCCACCTCACCTGGCTCGGACTCTGGCACAGCTCCAGCTGCCCCGCCACTGCCTCCACCTCCAGAGCCGGGTCCCGGACAGCCTGGCTGGGAGGGCCCCCCCCAGccgtcccccccgccccctggcccCTCCACAGCTGCCACAGGCAGGTGA